The following are from one region of the Gemmatimonadaceae bacterium genome:
- a CDS encoding c-type cytochrome, translated as MTKRQTRMFFAVGTFIFAAIFLGLTFDSHRQFAKLTHAELITPDVSAGKDVWHRKNCVNCHTLLGEGAYYAPDLTKIAQQRGDAYLRAFLKDPSQFYSEKVHRRLMPNPRLSESEITQVIAFLGWVSRIDNNGWPPRPILVSGGQLRGAETAESPARAASDQPIALGEVLFRQTPPGCFACHSTAPGVNLAGPSLAGIATMAGKHVADDDYKGTATDAAGYIRESIENPHAYLVEGQMFSSGGRSFMPDNFKTVLSAAQIDQLVAYLSTLR; from the coding sequence ATGACTAAGCGACAGACGCGGATGTTCTTTGCCGTCGGCACGTTCATCTTCGCCGCAATTTTTCTCGGACTGACGTTCGACAGCCACAGGCAGTTCGCGAAACTCACGCATGCGGAGCTCATCACACCGGACGTGAGTGCGGGAAAGGATGTCTGGCACCGTAAGAATTGCGTGAACTGCCACACGCTTCTCGGAGAGGGCGCCTATTATGCGCCCGATCTCACCAAGATCGCTCAGCAGCGGGGCGACGCTTATCTGCGCGCGTTCCTCAAGGACCCCTCGCAGTTCTATTCGGAGAAGGTGCACCGCAGGCTGATGCCGAACCCGCGACTCAGTGAGTCGGAGATTACGCAGGTCATCGCTTTCCTTGGCTGGGTTTCGCGCATCGACAACAACGGATGGCCGCCGCGGCCGATCCTGGTTAGTGGCGGTCAGCTGCGTGGAGCTGAGACTGCCGAATCGCCCGCACGCGCCGCGTCTGACCAGCCAATCGCGCTGGGTGAGGTGCTGTTCAGGCAGACTCCGCCGGGATGCTTCGCCTGTCACTCGACAGCGCCAGGGGTCAACCTCGCCGGACCCAGCCTGGCCGGCATAGCGACGATGGCTGGGAAACACGTCGCCGATGACGACTACAAGGGCACCGCTACCGATGCTGCGGGATACATTCGCGAATCCATCGAGAATCCACACGCCTATCTCGTGGAAGGCCAGATGTTCTCTTCAGGCGGACGCTCCTTCATGCCCGACAACTTCAAGACTGTGCTTTCCGCAGCGCAGATCGACCAGCTCGTGGCGTACCTCTCGACCCTCAGGTAG